Proteins from a single region of Aquipuribacter sp. SD81:
- a CDS encoding Gfo/Idh/MocA family protein, with amino-acid sequence MSPAPVRWGVVGTGPIAAKVLGDLAATPGAVLHGVCSRSPERGAAFARAHGADATYTDPAALAADVDVVYVATPHTAHLGAATAVLRAGTPVLVEKPLTATLAGARELATTAWEAGVFCMEAMWTRFLPVTVALLDAVGAGEVGEPRALHASIGTVVPAVPGSRLHDPRQGGGALLDVGVYPVWLAVLLLGRATSVAAAGRVSDAGVDVLSGLLLQHGDDAVSLLSSSFSSRAAQDAVLEGTAGRLRLDAPVYAPSGLTVSLDGAPERTVRPGYRGAGYGHMLEHVHECLREGRSESPLHPLDTTLAVMTVLQEALDQLGVAQPREVAAAQA; translated from the coding sequence GTGAGCCCAGCGCCCGTCCGGTGGGGCGTCGTCGGCACCGGGCCGATCGCCGCGAAGGTCCTCGGCGACCTCGCGGCGACCCCCGGAGCCGTGCTGCACGGGGTGTGCTCGCGCAGCCCGGAGCGGGGCGCGGCCTTCGCCCGCGCGCACGGTGCGGACGCCACCTACACCGATCCCGCCGCGCTCGCGGCCGACGTGGACGTCGTCTACGTCGCGACCCCGCACACCGCGCACCTCGGAGCCGCGACGGCGGTGCTGCGCGCCGGGACGCCCGTGCTCGTGGAGAAGCCGCTGACCGCCACCCTCGCGGGCGCGCGCGAGCTCGCGACCACGGCGTGGGAGGCGGGGGTGTTCTGCATGGAGGCCATGTGGACGCGGTTCCTGCCCGTGACCGTCGCGCTGCTCGACGCCGTCGGCGCCGGGGAGGTCGGCGAGCCGCGGGCGCTGCACGCCTCCATAGGAACGGTGGTGCCGGCGGTGCCCGGCAGCCGGCTGCACGACCCGCGGCAGGGCGGCGGTGCGCTGCTCGACGTCGGGGTCTACCCCGTGTGGCTCGCGGTGCTGCTGCTCGGCCGGGCCACGTCGGTCGCCGCGGCGGGGCGGGTGTCCGACGCGGGTGTCGACGTGCTGAGCGGCCTGCTCCTGCAGCACGGTGACGACGCGGTGTCGTTGCTGTCGTCGTCCTTCAGCAGCCGGGCGGCGCAGGACGCCGTGCTCGAGGGGACGGCGGGACGGCTGCGGCTCGACGCGCCGGTGTACGCGCCGTCGGGCCTGACGGTGTCCCTCGACGGCGCGCCGGAGCGCACCGTGCGCCCCGGGTACCGGGGGGCGGGCTACGGGCACATGCTCGAGCACGTGCACGAGTGCCTGCGCGAGGGTCGGAGCGAGAGCCCGCTGCACCCGCTCGACACGACCCTCGCCGTCATGACGGTCCTGCAGGAGGCGCTCGACCAGCTCGGCGTCGCCCAGCCGCGCGAGGTGGCAGCGGCCCAGGCGTGA
- a CDS encoding MFS transporter, with translation MDTRPASGALPLLAVVLTALNLRTAVTGFTPLLDVVGDDLGFGPSLYGVLGTVVTACFAVFGLLGAGAGRRLGLERALALATACTTAGIVLRALSPTTTVLVVSTVLALTGVGASNVLVIPLVKRYFAERLKLVSSMYIALLQVGQFVAPLLAVPVALAVGWRWAVGMWAVLTGVAVVLWVVLAARGGATAAPAVTATNAAPPRLDGAWRTPLLWSMVLMMGMTGLNVYAIITWLPAVLVDAGADPASGGALLALFSVFGLPAAFVVPPLAMRLRNPFVVVAVCAACMAGGYLGLLLSPGTAAAAWVVLLGVGVSTFPLCLALVNVRTRTTAGSTVLSGAMQGVGYGIACLGPLGIGLLYTATGTWTASLLVLVASLVVLVAAGVVACRPAALEDQVAERTPVLVGV, from the coding sequence GTGGACACCCGACCTGCCTCCGGCGCCCTGCCCCTGCTCGCCGTCGTGCTGACCGCCCTCAACCTACGCACCGCGGTCACCGGCTTCACGCCTCTCCTGGACGTGGTGGGGGACGACCTCGGCTTCGGCCCGTCGCTGTACGGCGTGCTGGGGACGGTCGTGACGGCGTGCTTCGCCGTCTTCGGTCTCCTCGGCGCCGGGGCCGGCCGGCGGCTCGGGCTCGAGCGCGCCCTTGCGCTCGCGACCGCCTGCACGACCGCCGGCATCGTGCTCCGCGCCCTGTCCCCGACGACGACGGTGCTCGTGGTCTCCACCGTGCTGGCGCTCACGGGCGTCGGTGCGTCCAACGTGCTCGTGATCCCCCTGGTCAAGCGGTACTTCGCCGAGCGGCTCAAGCTCGTGAGCTCGATGTACATCGCGCTGCTGCAGGTCGGGCAGTTCGTGGCGCCGCTGCTCGCGGTGCCCGTCGCGCTCGCGGTCGGCTGGCGGTGGGCGGTCGGCATGTGGGCGGTGCTGACGGGCGTGGCGGTCGTGCTGTGGGTCGTGCTCGCCGCGCGCGGTGGCGCAACCGCGGCTCCCGCCGTGACGGCGACCAACGCCGCGCCGCCGAGGCTGGACGGCGCCTGGCGCACGCCGCTGCTGTGGTCGATGGTCCTCATGATGGGCATGACCGGCCTCAACGTGTACGCCATCATCACGTGGCTGCCGGCGGTCCTCGTCGACGCGGGCGCCGACCCGGCCTCCGGCGGCGCGCTGCTCGCGCTCTTCTCGGTGTTCGGGCTGCCGGCGGCCTTCGTCGTGCCGCCGCTCGCGATGCGGCTGCGCAACCCGTTCGTCGTGGTCGCGGTGTGCGCGGCGTGCATGGCCGGCGGCTACCTCGGCCTCCTGCTGTCGCCCGGGACGGCGGCGGCCGCGTGGGTCGTGCTCCTCGGCGTCGGCGTCAGCACGTTCCCGCTGTGCCTCGCGCTCGTCAACGTGCGCACCCGGACGACGGCCGGCTCGACGGTCCTGTCCGGCGCCATGCAGGGCGTCGGCTACGGCATCGCGTGCCTCGGCCCGCTCGGCATCGGCCTGCTCTACACCGCGACAGGCACGTGGACCGCGTCGCTCCTCGTCCTCGTGGCGAGCCTCGTGGTGCTGGTGGCGGCCGGCGTCGTCGCCTGCCGTCCCGCCGCCCTGGAGGATCAGGTGGCCGAGCGGACCCCCGTCCTCGTCGGGGTCTGA
- a CDS encoding carbohydrate ABC transporter permease — protein sequence MALQTAPGRTATPAVTRSVPQPTWRGRLFRFETRAAPYLYVSPFFLLFFAFGLFPLVWTAWISFNEFTLGSPMTFVGLDNYRWLFSSPEFYNSLWRTITIGILSTVPQLLLALGLAHLLNYQMVVRNFFRISMLMPYATSVAASTLVFAQLFGRDAGFVNWVLSWFGVDAVDWRNGDLTAQIAIAVIVTWRWTGYNALIYLAGMQSIPRDLYEAAAIDGASKWQQFRHVTLPGLRPTILFTVVVSTIGATQLFGEPLLFGNGQANGGAMNQYQTLGLFMYQQGWEYFNLGRAATVAWVTFVLVVALVLLNTGIARWRTREGKAAR from the coding sequence ATGGCCCTGCAGACCGCGCCGGGGCGCACCGCGACACCCGCCGTCACCCGGTCCGTCCCGCAGCCCACGTGGCGCGGCCGGCTGTTCCGGTTCGAGACGCGCGCCGCCCCCTACCTGTACGTCTCGCCGTTCTTCCTGCTCTTCTTCGCCTTCGGGCTGTTCCCGCTGGTGTGGACGGCGTGGATCAGCTTCAACGAGTTCACGCTCGGCTCGCCGATGACCTTCGTCGGGCTCGACAACTACCGCTGGCTGTTCAGCAGCCCGGAGTTCTACAACTCGCTGTGGCGGACGATCACGATCGGGATCCTCTCGACGGTCCCGCAGCTGCTGCTCGCGCTCGGCCTCGCGCACCTCCTCAACTACCAGATGGTGGTGCGGAACTTCTTCCGCATCTCCATGCTCATGCCGTACGCGACCTCGGTCGCCGCCTCGACCCTCGTCTTCGCGCAGCTGTTCGGGCGCGACGCGGGGTTCGTCAACTGGGTGCTGTCGTGGTTCGGCGTCGACGCGGTCGACTGGCGCAACGGCGACCTGACGGCCCAGATCGCCATCGCCGTCATCGTCACGTGGCGCTGGACCGGCTACAACGCGCTCATCTACCTCGCCGGCATGCAGTCGATCCCGCGCGACCTCTACGAGGCCGCCGCCATCGACGGCGCGAGCAAGTGGCAGCAGTTCCGTCACGTCACGCTGCCCGGCCTGCGCCCGACGATCCTCTTCACGGTCGTCGTGTCGACGATCGGCGCGACCCAGCTGTTCGGCGAGCCGCTGCTGTTCGGCAACGGCCAGGCCAACGGCGGGGCCATGAACCAGTACCAGACGCTCGGCCTGTTCATGTACCAGCAGGGCTGGGAGTACTTCAACCTCGGCCGCGCCGCGACCGTCGCGTGGGTGACGTTCGTGCTCGTGGTCGCACTCGTCCTGCTCAACACCGGGATCGCCCGCTGGCGCACCCGCGAGGGAAAGGCCGCCCGATGA
- a CDS encoding TetR/AcrR family transcriptional regulator gives MAVKPRPALDRPRVLAAATAVADAEGLAALSMRRLGAELGVEAMSLYHHVPNKAALLAGIADLVAGEVPEPDPALGWRDALQERYRRTHDALLRHPWCAALWAGQSAEVGPERLRHMDAVLATLRGAGFPPSLLELAFHSLQNHVVGHAVQAVAFSHRSDAADPLEVAARRFLERPGLGAYPDLVAHVEWHAEHPDAASAFGFALDLLLDGLERALAGARGRT, from the coding sequence ATGGCCGTCAAGCCCCGTCCCGCCCTCGACCGTCCGCGGGTCCTCGCCGCGGCCACGGCCGTGGCGGACGCCGAGGGGCTCGCCGCGCTGTCGATGCGCCGGCTCGGCGCCGAGCTCGGCGTGGAGGCGATGTCGCTGTACCACCACGTGCCGAACAAGGCGGCGCTGCTCGCCGGCATCGCCGACCTGGTCGCGGGGGAGGTGCCCGAGCCCGACCCGGCGCTGGGGTGGCGGGACGCGTTGCAGGAGCGGTACCGCCGGACCCACGACGCCCTGCTGCGCCACCCGTGGTGCGCCGCGCTGTGGGCCGGGCAGTCCGCGGAGGTCGGTCCGGAGCGGCTGCGCCACATGGACGCGGTGCTCGCGACGCTGCGCGGGGCGGGCTTCCCGCCCTCGCTGCTGGAGCTCGCGTTCCACTCGCTGCAGAACCACGTGGTCGGCCACGCCGTCCAGGCGGTGGCCTTCTCCCACCGGTCGGACGCGGCGGACCCGCTGGAGGTGGCCGCCCGCCGCTTCCTCGAGCGCCCCGGGCTCGGGGCCTACCCCGACCTGGTGGCGCACGTGGAGTGGCACGCGGAGCACCCGGACGCCGCGAGCGCCTTCGGCTTCGCCCTCGACCTGCTGCTCGACGGCCTCGAGCGCGCGCTCGCCGGGGCCCGGGGCCGGACGTGA
- a CDS encoding FadR/GntR family transcriptional regulator — translation MNTSEAPPARATPSPRPGEKLTDAVTARFHEAIESGAWPVGERIPVESELMAQVGAGRNTVREAIQSLVQAGLVRRHQGRGTYVTARSALVISVARRATSVDRRDGLELRAALDGAAAAIAARRRDDDDVAALEAALVERTRAWRSADRAARVSADVALHRAVAAATHNELLLELYDGLVPLYEEVLTADVDHDEDPHSAEHERLVRAVVEQRPDEAASAVTSILEPLIDDA, via the coding sequence ATGAATACGAGCGAGGCCCCGCCGGCCCGGGCGACCCCCTCGCCCCGCCCGGGCGAGAAGCTCACCGACGCCGTCACCGCCCGCTTCCACGAGGCGATCGAGTCGGGGGCCTGGCCGGTCGGCGAGCGCATCCCCGTCGAGTCGGAGCTCATGGCCCAGGTGGGCGCCGGGCGGAACACCGTCCGCGAGGCGATCCAGTCGCTCGTGCAGGCGGGCCTGGTCCGGCGCCACCAGGGCAGGGGCACGTACGTGACCGCCCGCTCGGCGCTCGTCATCTCCGTCGCCCGCCGCGCGACCTCGGTCGACCGGCGCGACGGGCTCGAGCTGCGCGCGGCCCTCGACGGGGCGGCCGCCGCCATCGCCGCGCGCCGGCGCGACGACGACGACGTCGCCGCGCTCGAGGCCGCGCTCGTCGAGCGCACGCGGGCCTGGCGCTCGGCGGACCGCGCGGCCCGCGTCAGCGCGGACGTCGCCCTGCACCGGGCCGTCGCGGCCGCGACCCACAACGAGCTGCTGCTCGAGCTGTACGACGGTCTCGTGCCGCTGTACGAGGAGGTGCTGACGGCCGACGTCGACCACGACGAGGACCCCCACTCCGCCGAGCACGAGCGGCTCGTCCGCGCGGTCGTCGAGCAGCGCCCGGACGAGGCCGCGTCGGCCGTCACGTCCATCCTCGAGCCGCTCATCGACGACGCGTAG
- a CDS encoding NAD(P)-dependent alcohol dehydrogenase, translating into MKAVVQDRYGPAEEVLRLEDVPEPEVGPHQVLVRVAAASLNAADWHLGEGLPLFVRAGEGLRRPRRRCPGSDLAGRVEAVGAAVTRVRPGDDVVAWTEGGALAELVAVSEDDVVLRPTTLDPVEAAALPLAGTTALQAVRHGGPVRPGERVLVTGASGGVGTFAVQLAVAAGAHVTASCRTENVELVRRLGAHHVLDRTREPVPGDGPWDRVLQVAGTTPVLAVRRALTPGGRLVLLSGDGGRLLGPLPGMLRAAALSAVSSQRMGFLMATTTRDDVQTLVDEAATGSLRVVVDRTYDLVDAAAALAHVRTGRARGKVVVTL; encoded by the coding sequence ATGAAGGCAGTCGTGCAGGACCGGTACGGCCCGGCCGAGGAGGTCCTCCGCCTCGAGGACGTCCCCGAGCCGGAGGTCGGCCCGCACCAGGTGCTCGTCCGGGTCGCGGCCGCCTCGCTGAACGCCGCGGACTGGCACCTGGGCGAGGGGCTGCCGCTGTTCGTCCGGGCCGGTGAGGGCCTGCGCCGGCCCCGCCGCCGCTGCCCCGGGTCCGACCTGGCGGGGCGGGTCGAGGCCGTCGGCGCGGCCGTGACCCGGGTCCGTCCAGGCGACGACGTCGTCGCCTGGACCGAGGGCGGCGCCCTCGCGGAGCTCGTCGCGGTGAGCGAGGACGACGTCGTGCTCCGTCCCACCACGCTGGACCCGGTCGAGGCGGCCGCGCTGCCGCTCGCGGGGACCACGGCGCTGCAGGCCGTGCGCCACGGCGGCCCGGTGCGGCCCGGCGAGCGGGTCCTCGTGACCGGCGCCTCCGGCGGGGTCGGGACCTTCGCCGTGCAGCTCGCCGTCGCCGCGGGCGCGCACGTGACCGCGTCGTGCCGCACGGAGAACGTGGAGCTGGTCCGCAGGCTCGGCGCGCACCACGTGCTCGACCGCACCCGCGAGCCGGTGCCGGGCGACGGCCCCTGGGACCGCGTGCTCCAGGTGGCGGGGACCACGCCGGTCCTCGCCGTGCGGCGGGCCCTGACCCCCGGGGGCAGGCTGGTCCTGCTCTCCGGCGACGGCGGGCGCCTGCTCGGCCCGCTGCCCGGCATGCTGCGCGCCGCGGCGCTGTCCGCCGTGTCCTCGCAGCGGATGGGGTTCCTCATGGCCACCACCACCCGCGACGACGTGCAGACCCTCGTCGACGAGGCGGCGACGGGCTCGCTGCGGGTCGTCGTCGACCGCACCTACGACCTCGTGGACGCCGCGGCCGCCCTCGCCCACGTGAGGACCGGACGCGCCCGCGGCAAGGTCGTCGTCACGCTGTGA
- a CDS encoding extracellular solute-binding protein gives MIRHRAHAAVAAVAAVTALALAGCGGDDVAPASAEGSPEAAAADDAGGGEETTLTVSLFGTFGYDEAGLFDQYEEENPNITIEYETTQGEDTYWPALLTKLNAGSGAADIQGIEVARIRTATTELADRWVDLSQTAAAEQLDDYTQAKLDAATTDDGRVIGLGTDIGPTGICYRTDLLEEAGLPTDPAELADAMGSWEDYLELGRQYQASGASGAWTDSAGGLYNAIISTEQEIYYDEAGELVYDTNPAVREAFDLAATAADDDLTAKLAQFEDPEWNPGFGNGAFATIACPSWMIGYIKGQAGEAGSGSWGVTSLPGGAAGNWGGAYLGVPASSENQEEAVRLAMWLTAPEQQEKVFAVGGNFPSNTTAIDAVAGTTDEYFSGAPIGEIFGEIAKNAPAQILGPDDGILKNEITNALLTVEVNDVSPDDAWTSAQRAVDNQLG, from the coding sequence ATGATCCGACACCGAGCACACGCAGCGGTCGCCGCGGTCGCGGCCGTGACCGCGCTGGCCCTCGCCGGCTGCGGCGGGGACGACGTCGCCCCGGCCTCCGCCGAGGGGTCGCCCGAGGCCGCCGCCGCCGACGACGCGGGGGGCGGTGAGGAGACGACCCTCACCGTCAGCCTCTTCGGCACCTTCGGCTACGACGAGGCGGGCCTCTTCGACCAGTACGAGGAGGAGAACCCGAACATCACCATCGAGTACGAGACCACGCAGGGCGAGGACACGTACTGGCCCGCGCTGCTCACCAAGCTCAACGCCGGCAGCGGCGCCGCCGACATCCAGGGCATCGAGGTGGCCCGCATCCGCACCGCCACCACCGAGCTCGCCGACCGCTGGGTCGACCTGTCGCAGACCGCGGCCGCCGAGCAGCTCGACGACTACACGCAGGCCAAGCTCGACGCCGCCACGACCGACGACGGCCGCGTCATCGGCCTCGGGACCGACATCGGCCCGACGGGCATCTGCTACCGCACCGACCTCCTGGAGGAGGCGGGCCTGCCGACGGACCCGGCCGAGCTCGCCGACGCCATGGGCTCGTGGGAGGACTACCTCGAGCTGGGCCGGCAGTACCAGGCCTCCGGCGCGAGCGGCGCGTGGACGGACTCCGCGGGCGGCCTCTACAACGCGATCATCTCCACCGAGCAGGAGATCTACTACGACGAGGCGGGCGAGCTCGTCTACGACACCAACCCGGCCGTCCGCGAGGCGTTCGACCTCGCCGCGACCGCGGCCGACGACGACCTCACCGCGAAGCTCGCGCAGTTCGAGGACCCCGAGTGGAACCCCGGCTTCGGCAACGGCGCCTTCGCGACCATCGCCTGCCCCTCCTGGATGATCGGCTACATCAAGGGCCAGGCCGGTGAGGCCGGCAGCGGCAGCTGGGGCGTCACCTCCCTGCCCGGCGGTGCCGCCGGCAACTGGGGCGGGGCCTACCTCGGCGTGCCCGCGAGCTCGGAGAACCAGGAGGAGGCGGTGAGGCTCGCGATGTGGCTGACCGCACCGGAGCAGCAGGAGAAGGTGTTCGCCGTCGGCGGCAACTTCCCCTCGAACACGACCGCCATCGACGCCGTCGCCGGCACGACCGACGAGTACTTCAGCGGCGCGCCCATCGGCGAGATCTTCGGCGAGATCGCGAAGAACGCGCCGGCGCAGATCCTCGGACCCGACGACGGCATCCTCAAGAACGAGATCACCAACGCCCTCCTCACCGTCGAGGTCAACGACGTGAGCCCCGACGACGCCTGGACCTCCGCCCAGCGGGCGGTCGACAACCAGCTCGGCTGA
- a CDS encoding GH1 family beta-glucosidase — protein sequence MTAVEARPASLPQQADGLVFPPGFVWGAATAAYQVEGAHDEDGRTPSIWDTFSRTPGKVAGGDTGDVADDHYHRYRDDVALMRRLGLASYRFSVAWPRITPQVTPDALGPVNAAGVAFYDRLVDELLEAGIAPAATLYHWDLPQALEDGGGWTDRRTAERFAEYAAVVARHLGDRLRTVITLNEPWCSAYLGYASGVHAPGRTEPAAALAAVHHLNLAHGLATAAVREQAPALPVAVTLNLAWVRPEDPADPADVDAARRVDGLQNRVFLDPVLHGRYPADVLADTAAVTDWSFVRDGDLALVHQPLDALGLNYYSPTVVRAWDGTGVRAEADGHGSSASSPWVGSSDLEFPEPAGHVTDMGWPVDAEGMRRLLLRLHEEAPGVPLYVTENGAAYPDVVAPDGGVHDTDRIRYVDAHLRAVHRALADGADVRGYYLWSLLDNFEWGYGYSKRFGIVHVDYDTQERTLKDSALWYADVIRRHGLGGA from the coding sequence GTGACCGCCGTCGAGGCGCGCCCCGCGTCGCTCCCGCAGCAGGCCGACGGCCTCGTCTTCCCGCCCGGCTTCGTGTGGGGCGCGGCCACGGCCGCGTACCAGGTCGAGGGCGCGCACGACGAGGACGGCCGCACCCCGTCGATCTGGGACACGTTCTCGCGCACGCCCGGCAAGGTCGCGGGCGGCGACACCGGCGACGTGGCCGACGACCACTACCACCGCTACCGCGACGACGTGGCGCTCATGCGCCGCCTCGGGCTCGCGTCCTACCGGTTCTCCGTCGCGTGGCCCCGCATCACCCCGCAGGTCACCCCCGACGCGCTCGGGCCGGTCAACGCCGCCGGCGTCGCCTTCTACGACCGGCTCGTCGACGAGCTGCTCGAGGCCGGGATCGCCCCGGCGGCGACGCTGTACCACTGGGACCTGCCGCAGGCGCTGGAGGACGGCGGCGGCTGGACCGACCGCCGCACCGCCGAGCGGTTCGCGGAGTACGCGGCCGTCGTCGCCCGGCACCTCGGGGACCGGCTGCGGACCGTCATCACGCTCAACGAGCCGTGGTGCTCCGCCTACCTCGGCTACGCCAGCGGCGTGCACGCGCCCGGGCGCACCGAACCGGCCGCCGCGCTCGCGGCCGTGCACCACCTCAACCTCGCCCACGGCCTCGCGACCGCGGCCGTGCGCGAGCAGGCCCCGGCCCTGCCCGTCGCGGTCACGCTCAACCTCGCGTGGGTGCGACCGGAGGACCCGGCCGACCCCGCCGACGTCGACGCCGCCCGCCGGGTCGACGGCCTGCAGAACCGGGTGTTCCTCGACCCGGTGCTGCACGGGCGCTACCCGGCCGACGTGCTCGCCGACACCGCCGCCGTCACCGACTGGTCGTTCGTACGCGACGGCGACCTCGCCCTCGTCCACCAGCCGCTGGACGCCCTCGGCCTCAACTACTACTCCCCGACGGTCGTGCGGGCGTGGGACGGCACCGGCGTGCGGGCCGAGGCCGACGGCCACGGGTCCAGCGCGTCGAGCCCGTGGGTCGGCAGCAGCGACCTGGAGTTCCCCGAGCCGGCCGGGCACGTCACCGACATGGGCTGGCCCGTCGACGCCGAGGGCATGCGCCGGCTGCTGCTGCGCCTGCACGAGGAGGCGCCGGGGGTGCCGCTGTACGTCACCGAGAACGGCGCCGCGTACCCCGACGTGGTGGCGCCCGACGGCGGGGTGCACGACACCGACCGCATCCGCTACGTCGACGCGCACCTGCGGGCGGTGCACCGCGCGCTGGCGGACGGGGCGGACGTGCGCGGGTACTACCTGTGGTCGCTGCTCGACAACTTCGAGTGGGGCTACGGGTACTCCAAGCGCTTCGGCATCGTCCACGTCGACTACGACACCCAGGAGCGCACGCTCAAGGACAGCGCGCTCTGGTACGCCGACGTCATCCGCCGGCACGGGCTGGGCGGCGCGTGA
- a CDS encoding carbohydrate ABC transporter permease, with product MTVTTVREVAAVRPPAPARRRRRRGDDHAGPLAYVLLVVTAFLFLAPFYYMVVAASRPMSEMNQFPPPLTPGGGLWRNVVSAWDAQPLGLAIWNSVAVSSVITVTTVLLCTLSGFAFAKQQFAGKKALFALTVGTMMIPPTLGVVPLYQVMAALDLTGKLTAVVLPSLVTAFGVFFMRQYLIQTLPDELLEAARVDGATSLRTVWSIVLPIARPGMAVLAMLTFMAAWNDFFWPVIALLSSNPTVQVALKNLGSGYVPDQAIIMAGTLVGTLPVVVVFVALGRQIVSGIMAGAVKG from the coding sequence ATGACCGTCACGACCGTCCGCGAGGTGGCCGCGGTGCGCCCGCCCGCGCCCGCCCGCCGCCGGCGCCGCCGCGGCGACGACCACGCGGGCCCGCTGGCCTACGTGCTGCTCGTCGTGACGGCGTTCCTCTTCCTCGCGCCCTTCTACTACATGGTCGTCGCGGCGAGCCGGCCGATGTCGGAGATGAACCAGTTCCCGCCGCCGCTCACCCCGGGCGGCGGGCTGTGGCGCAACGTCGTGAGCGCGTGGGACGCGCAGCCGCTCGGGCTCGCGATCTGGAACTCCGTCGCCGTGTCGTCGGTCATCACCGTCACGACGGTCCTGCTGTGCACGCTGTCCGGCTTCGCCTTCGCCAAGCAGCAGTTCGCCGGAAAGAAGGCGCTGTTCGCGCTGACCGTCGGCACGATGATGATCCCGCCGACCCTCGGCGTCGTCCCGCTCTACCAGGTCATGGCCGCGCTCGACCTCACCGGGAAGCTCACCGCGGTCGTGCTCCCGTCCCTCGTCACCGCCTTCGGAGTCTTCTTCATGCGCCAGTACCTCATCCAGACCCTGCCGGACGAGCTGCTCGAGGCCGCCCGCGTCGACGGGGCCACGTCGCTGCGGACGGTGTGGAGCATCGTCCTGCCGATCGCGCGGCCCGGCATGGCCGTCCTCGCCATGCTCACCTTCATGGCCGCGTGGAACGACTTCTTCTGGCCCGTCATCGCGCTCCTGTCGTCGAACCCGACGGTGCAGGTCGCGCTGAAGAACCTCGGCAGCGGCTACGTGCCCGACCAGGCGATCATCATGGCCGGCACGCTCGTCGGCACGCTGCCCGTCGTCGTCGTGTTCGTCGCGCTCGGCCGCCAGATCGTCAGCGGCATCATGGCCGGGGCGGTGAAGGGGTGA
- a CDS encoding LacI family DNA-binding transcriptional regulator, whose product MPATLESVAAAAGVSRATASRVLTGSPRVSESARERVLAAARELSYVPNAAARSLVTRRSDTVAFVVCEPEEKFFSDPFFSTVLKGAHHVLAAHSLQIVFVVVSTDEDRDRLERFAAGGHVDAAMFVSLHGSEDMPTRLDALGVPVVMAGRSLHPGAASLPVVDVDNAQGAVVATRRLLERGCRRVATISGPTDMAGAIDRLDGWRRALAEAGRTPADEDVAEGDYTVEGGHRAMQRLLDLSPPVDGVFVANDLMAAGALRAVADRGLAVPDDVAVAGFDDIPIAQATQPPLTTVHQPIEDLGRTMAQSLVASMGGERAPLHVRLHTHLVVRASA is encoded by the coding sequence GTGCCCGCGACGCTGGAGTCCGTCGCGGCGGCCGCGGGGGTCTCCCGCGCCACCGCGAGCCGCGTGCTCACCGGCTCGCCCAGGGTGAGCGAGTCCGCGCGCGAGCGGGTGCTGGCCGCCGCGCGCGAGCTGTCCTACGTCCCTAACGCGGCCGCCCGCAGCCTCGTCACCCGCCGCAGCGACACGGTCGCCTTCGTCGTGTGCGAGCCGGAGGAGAAGTTCTTCTCCGACCCGTTCTTCTCCACCGTCCTCAAGGGCGCACACCACGTCCTGGCGGCGCACAGCCTGCAGATCGTCTTCGTCGTGGTGTCGACCGACGAGGACCGCGACCGGCTCGAGCGCTTCGCGGCCGGCGGCCACGTGGACGCGGCGATGTTCGTGTCGCTGCACGGCAGCGAGGACATGCCCACCCGGCTCGACGCCCTCGGCGTCCCCGTCGTCATGGCCGGCCGCTCGCTGCACCCGGGAGCCGCGAGCCTGCCCGTCGTCGACGTCGACAACGCGCAGGGCGCCGTCGTCGCGACGCGCCGGCTGCTCGAGCGCGGCTGTCGACGGGTCGCGACCATCAGCGGCCCGACCGACATGGCCGGGGCGATCGACCGGCTCGACGGCTGGCGGCGGGCGCTCGCCGAGGCCGGTCGCACGCCGGCCGACGAGGACGTGGCCGAGGGCGACTACACCGTCGAGGGCGGGCACCGGGCGATGCAGCGGCTGCTCGACCTCTCCCCGCCGGTGGACGGGGTGTTCGTGGCCAACGACCTCATGGCGGCGGGGGCGCTGCGGGCCGTCGCCGACCGCGGTCTCGCCGTGCCCGACGACGTCGCCGTCGCGGGCTTCGACGACATCCCGATCGCGCAGGCGACGCAGCCCCCGCTGACGACCGTGCACCAGCCGATCGAGGACCTCGGCCGGACCATGGCGCAGTCGCTCGTGGCGTCGATGGGCGGTGAGCGGGCGCCGCTGCACGTGCGCCTGCACACGCACCTCGTGGTGCGCGCCTCGGCCTGA